The following are from one region of the Populus trichocarpa isolate Nisqually-1 chromosome 8, P.trichocarpa_v4.1, whole genome shotgun sequence genome:
- the LOC7479888 gene encoding agamous-like MADS-box protein AGL62, protein MVNKKPTMGRQKIKIEKIAKKSHLQVTFSKRRAGLFKKASELSTLCGVDIAMIVFSPAQKAFSFGHPSVDSMMHRFLTGSPPPPPPSSGLHQLIETRRDANVHEQNMQLAQILNQLEAEKKNGEVLDQMRKVNRSQCCWEAPIEELELHELEQLRGALEELKKTVAKQVNNILIQSTSSLPFLAVNGVGEVGNLGTKLEIDNASAALHFNNFAYAQKIC, encoded by the coding sequence ATGGTGAACAAAAAGCCTACCATGGGTCGCCAAAAGattaagattgaaaaaatagCCAAGAAAAGTCATCTGCAAGTCACCTTCTCTAAGCGACGAGCCGGTCTTTTCAAGAAGGCTAGTGAACTTAGCACGCTTTGTGGAGTTGACATAGCAATGATAGTTTTCTCCCCAGCTCAAAAGGCCTTTTCCTTTGGCCACCCCAGTGTTGATTCCATGATGCATCGGTTTCTCACCGGAagccctcctcctcctcctccaagtTCTGGCCTGCACCAGCTCATTGAAACGCGTCGAGATGCTAATGTCCATGAGCAAAATATGCAGTTAGCTCAGATTCTTAATCAACTAGAGGCCGAAAAGAAGAATGGAGAAGTACTTGACCAAATGAGGAAAGTCAATAGAAGCCAATGTTGCTGGGAAGCTCCTATTGAAGAGCTTGAATTGCACGAGCTTGAACAGTTGAGAGGTGCTTTGGAGGAGCTAAAGAAGACCGTAGCAAAACAAGTGAACAATATTTTGATCCAGTCCACCAGTTCTTTGCCCTTTTTGGCAGTGAATGGTGTTGGAGAAGTTGGAAATCTTGGGACCAAACTAGAGATTGATAATGCTTCGGCTGCTcttcatttcaacaattttgCTTATGCACAGAAGATTTGTTGA
- the LOC7457876 gene encoding tetraspanin-6, whose product MYRFSNTVIGFLNLFTLLASIPIIGGGLWMARSSTTCESFLQTPLLVVGFVVLIISLAGFIGACFHVAWALWVYLVVMLFLIAALMGLTIFGFVVTSQGGGVEVPGRVYKEYRIEDYSPWLRNKIKDPDYWRTIRSCILGSKTCAKLASWTPLDYLEKDMSPIQSGCCKPPTSCNYNTATAVAQDPDCYRWNNAPTLLCYECDSCKAGVLEDVRRDWHKLSVLNVVMLVFLIGIYSIGCCAFQNTRRAETDYPYGENRMTKVRPRWDYYWWRWWQDKREQLY is encoded by the exons ATGTATAGGTTTAGCAACACAGTAATTGGTTTCTTGAATCTTTTCACTCTCTTAGCATCTATACCAATAATTGGTGGAGGTTTATGGATGGCAAGGAGTAGCACAACCTGTGAAAGTTTCCTTCAAACCCCACTTCTTGTCGTAGGTTTCGTTGTCCTTATAATCTCACTAGCTGGCTTCATTGGTGCATGCTTCCATGTAGCATGGGCACTCTGGGTTTACTTGGTAGTCATGCTATTCCTCATTGCAGCCTTAATGGGTTTGACCATATTTGGCTTTGTTGTCACTAGCCAAGGTGGTGGTGTGGAGGTGCCTGGTAGGGTTTATAAGGAGTATAGGATTGAAGATTATTCTCCATGGTTgaggaataaaattaaagatccTGATTACTGGAGAACCATTAGGAGTTGCATACTGGGTTCCAAGACCTGTGCTAAACTTGCCTCTTGGACTCCTCTTGATTATCTTGAGAAAGACATGTCTCCCATACAG TCTGGATGTTGCAAGCCACCAACTTCATGTAACTACAACACGGCAACAGCGGTAGCCCAAGACCCAGACTGCTACAGGTGGAATAACGCCCCAACTTTACTGTGCTATGAGTGTGATTCATGTAAAGCTGGAGTTCTTGAAGATGTTAGAAGGGACTGGCACAAGCTTTCAGTTCTTAACGTTGTGATGCTGGTGTTTCTGATTGGGATTTACTCGATAGGATGCTGTGCTTTCCAAAATACGAGAAGGGCTGAGACTGATTACCCGTATGGGGAAAACCGGATGACCAAAGTCCGACCCAGATGGGATTATTACTG GTGGAGATGGTGGCAGGACAAGAGAGAACAACTTTACTAG